In Fodinicurvata sediminis DSM 21159, a genomic segment contains:
- a CDS encoding branched-chain amino acid ABC transporter permease — MTGGTGMMDRLRHSPATLGIGLLLIGAALIAGAETWLTPFERTVIGFAGINIILAVSLTFSNGLTGLFSLGHPAFMMLGGYTAAILTFPAMRKSTMLPGLPEFIATSELSLLPATLAGGVVAAVAALIAGFPVLRLRGHYLAVATLGLIVIVQVLINNMDSITRGAIGLAGLPRLSNLWWIYGWVAVTLFVTWQLKHASLGRALMSIRENELASASIGVRRARLKLFAFVLGAFFAGVAGALWAHLVTNLTPNSFGIVTAFMIVVMVVLGGSGSLIGAALAAIALSVISEVARPIERAIDAYGLVQIVTATLLIAVLLFRPQGLFGSGEPVTRRMTTPGKPPSKTSHEHRGGFPNETS; from the coding sequence ATGACGGGCGGAACGGGCATGATGGACAGACTGCGCCACTCTCCGGCTACGCTGGGCATCGGGCTGCTGCTGATCGGCGCGGCGCTGATCGCCGGGGCCGAGACATGGCTGACGCCCTTCGAGCGCACCGTCATCGGTTTTGCCGGCATCAACATCATCCTGGCGGTCAGCCTGACTTTCTCCAACGGCCTGACAGGGCTCTTCTCGCTGGGCCACCCCGCCTTCATGATGCTGGGCGGCTACACGGCGGCGATCCTGACCTTCCCGGCCATGCGCAAGTCCACCATGCTGCCCGGCCTGCCCGAGTTCATCGCCACGTCCGAGCTGTCCCTGCTGCCGGCGACACTGGCCGGCGGTGTGGTGGCGGCCGTGGCGGCGCTGATCGCCGGCTTTCCGGTGCTGCGCCTGCGCGGGCACTACCTGGCCGTGGCCACCCTGGGCCTGATCGTCATCGTGCAGGTGCTGATCAATAACATGGACTCCATCACGCGCGGCGCCATCGGGCTGGCGGGCCTGCCGCGCCTGTCCAATCTCTGGTGGATCTACGGCTGGGTGGCGGTCACGCTGTTCGTGACCTGGCAGTTGAAGCATGCCTCGCTGGGGCGGGCCCTGATGTCGATCCGCGAGAACGAGCTGGCCTCGGCCTCCATTGGTGTGCGCCGCGCGCGGCTGAAGCTGTTCGCCTTCGTCCTGGGGGCCTTCTTCGCCGGTGTGGCCGGCGCACTCTGGGCGCATCTGGTCACCAACCTGACGCCCAACTCCTTCGGCATCGTGACGGCCTTCATGATCGTCGTCATGGTGGTGCTCGGCGGCAGCGGCAGCCTGATCGGCGCCGCGCTGGCGGCCATCGCGCTCAGCGTCATCAGCGAGGTGGCGCGCCCCATCGAGCGGGCCATCGATGCCTATGGCCTCGTCCAGATCGTCACCGCGACCCTCCTGATCGCGGTGCTGCTATTCCGGCCGCAGGGGCTCTTCGGCTCCGGCGAGCCGGTAACCAGGCGGATGACAACGCCTGGAAAACCACCAAGTAAAACATCCCACGAGCACAGAGGAGGGTTTCCTAATGAAACGTCGTGA
- a CDS encoding ABC transporter substrate-binding protein: MKRRDLLTGVAAGALALSLGIGGASAQDDEPIRIAALYNLTGGMSSIDAPALAAAELRVKQINEAGGLLGREVELISYDTRTDQGETATAAQEAVSEDVVAGIGYGDTTFVMAAAPTFQENGIPFVTSGATHPMLPTWVGDYMFMTAFGDDDQSYAIADYASEELDLDRVMVWTDESMDFTKALSKFFKERFKENGGEIAEEVSFMMGDTDFSSQISRMESLDPPVEGVFISAIPSEAGLTVRQIREAGIDIPIVSGDGFDTPLVAETPGPELANDVYFSSHTYRGDDRPEVEQFIADYEEEYDRPPENSFTPLGYDAIGLIANAIETAGSADPADIRDALEQTRDYKAVTGPISYTRENMVPPKPISIIEVQGGEFDVLEIWRPEEGLEGELQE, from the coding sequence ATGAAACGTCGTGACTTGTTGACCGGTGTCGCCGCTGGCGCACTGGCTCTTAGCCTGGGGATCGGAGGAGCGTCCGCACAGGACGACGAGCCGATCCGTATCGCTGCACTCTATAACCTGACCGGGGGCATGTCCTCCATCGACGCGCCGGCGCTCGCCGCCGCCGAATTGCGGGTGAAGCAGATCAACGAAGCCGGCGGCCTGCTGGGCCGCGAGGTCGAGTTGATCTCCTATGACACCCGCACCGACCAGGGCGAAACGGCCACCGCGGCCCAGGAAGCGGTGTCCGAGGACGTCGTGGCCGGCATCGGCTACGGCGACACCACCTTCGTCATGGCCGCCGCTCCGACCTTCCAGGAAAACGGCATCCCCTTCGTGACCTCCGGGGCCACGCATCCGATGCTGCCGACCTGGGTTGGCGACTACATGTTCATGACCGCCTTCGGCGACGATGACCAGTCCTACGCCATCGCCGACTACGCCAGCGAGGAGCTCGATCTTGATCGGGTCATGGTCTGGACTGACGAGTCCATGGACTTCACCAAGGCCCTGTCCAAGTTCTTCAAGGAGCGCTTCAAGGAGAATGGCGGCGAGATCGCCGAGGAAGTCAGCTTCATGATGGGCGACACGGATTTCTCCAGCCAGATTTCGCGCATGGAATCCCTGGATCCGCCGGTGGAAGGCGTCTTCATTTCGGCCATCCCCAGCGAGGCCGGCCTGACGGTGCGTCAGATCCGCGAGGCCGGGATCGACATCCCCATCGTTTCGGGTGACGGCTTCGACACGCCGCTGGTGGCGGAAACGCCGGGGCCGGAGCTGGCCAATGACGTCTATTTCTCCAGCCACACCTACCGCGGTGACGACCGTCCGGAGGTTGAGCAGTTCATCGCGGACTACGAGGAGGAATACGACCGTCCGCCCGAGAACTCCTTTACGCCGCTGGGCTATGATGCCATTGGCCTGATCGCCAATGCCATCGAGACCGCCGGTTCTGCCGATCCCGCCGATATCCGTGATGCCCTGGAGCAGACCCGCGATTACAAGGCGGTGACCGGTCCGATCTCCTACACACGTGAGAACATGGTGCCGCCGAAGCCCATCTCGATCATCGAGGTGCAGGGCGGCGAGTTCGATGTCCTGGAGATCTGGCGTCCCGAGGAAGGCCTCGAGGGCGAACTGCAGGAGTAA
- a CDS encoding glutamine synthetase family protein yields MALKRPAKSKTGESCAMAFEAESIVTLCTSDLAGQVRGKGFPARDLEKRRKFGVGWTPTNSMINCFGSIQATPWGALGDLMLTPDPDGDVRLDYDDAPGEHFILGDIKTLDGQPWSCCPRSFLRRALADLKAETGLNLLAAFEHEFHYDAADDRVGDSYSIGSLRGVEEFINELIGALRANGIQPDTFLPEYGPRQFEVTIDPADGLAAADHAVKLREITRALGRRHGGHVSFSPVVTRGAAGNGVHIHFSFTDDQGKPVTYDPDGPGGLSRQAASFSAGLLRHARALCALATPSVMSYERLKPHSWSAYWTNLGLRDREATLRICPVPEDPSVDVAKRYNLEYRAADAAASPYLQLGMLVYAGLAGIREDLPAPVIGHEDPETLSAEERAARGITTLPQSLEEALQALEADKAALSWLGPELAEAYVMHKRGEIGMLKGKSTDEICQLYTEVY; encoded by the coding sequence ATGGCCCTGAAAAGACCGGCCAAGAGTAAAACTGGAGAAAGCTGCGCCATGGCATTTGAAGCCGAATCCATCGTGACCCTCTGCACCTCGGACCTGGCCGGACAGGTGCGTGGCAAGGGGTTCCCCGCGCGCGACCTGGAAAAGCGGCGCAAGTTCGGCGTCGGCTGGACCCCGACCAACAGCATGATCAACTGCTTCGGCAGCATCCAGGCCACGCCCTGGGGCGCGCTTGGCGACCTGATGCTGACCCCGGACCCGGACGGCGACGTGCGCCTGGACTACGACGATGCGCCCGGCGAGCATTTCATCCTGGGCGACATCAAGACGCTGGACGGCCAGCCCTGGAGCTGCTGCCCGCGCAGCTTCCTGCGCCGCGCGCTTGCTGACCTGAAGGCCGAGACGGGGCTGAACCTGCTGGCGGCCTTCGAGCACGAGTTTCACTATGACGCCGCCGACGACCGGGTGGGCGATTCCTATTCCATCGGCTCGCTGCGCGGTGTCGAGGAGTTCATCAACGAGCTGATCGGCGCGCTGCGCGCCAACGGCATCCAGCCCGACACCTTCCTGCCGGAATACGGCCCGCGCCAGTTCGAGGTCACGATCGATCCCGCCGACGGCCTGGCCGCCGCCGACCACGCCGTGAAGCTGCGCGAGATCACGCGCGCCCTGGGTCGCCGCCATGGCGGGCATGTCAGCTTCTCGCCCGTGGTCACGCGGGGTGCGGCGGGCAATGGCGTGCATATCCACTTCAGCTTCACCGACGACCAGGGCAAGCCGGTGACTTACGATCCCGACGGGCCGGGGGGATTGAGCCGCCAGGCCGCGAGCTTCAGCGCGGGCCTGCTGCGCCACGCCCGTGCGCTCTGCGCGCTGGCGACGCCCAGCGTCATGTCCTACGAGCGCCTGAAGCCGCATTCCTGGTCCGCCTACTGGACCAACCTGGGCCTGCGCGACCGCGAGGCGACCTTGCGCATCTGTCCAGTGCCCGAGGACCCCTCGGTGGACGTGGCCAAGCGCTACAACCTCGAGTACCGCGCCGCCGATGCGGCGGCCAGCCCCTACCTGCAGCTGGGCATGCTGGTCTATGCCGGCCTGGCCGGAATTCGCGAGGACCTGCCCGCGCCCGTCATCGGCCACGAGGATCCCGAGACCCTGTCCGCCGAGGAGCGCGCCGCACGCGGCATCACCACCCTGCCGCAAAGCCTGGAGGAGGCGCTGCAGGCGTTGGAGGCCGACAAGGCCGCGCTGTCCTGGTTGGGACCCGAGCTGGCCGAGGCCTATGTCATGCACAAGCGCGGCGAGATCGGCATGCTCAAGGGCAAGTCCACCGATGAAATCTGCCAGCTTTACACCGAGGTCTACTGA
- a CDS encoding N-formylglutamate amidohydrolase, with product MSATRENKEQRLLQPGDPDPAGVVNPDGDSPFFLICDHAGNAVPRALNDLGLPREELERHIAIDIGALEIARRLSQRLNAPLYYQPYSRLVIDSNRQTQVADSIPPVSDGTTIPANQELSQAEREQRRDEVLMPYHDRIEAALQARRQAGQETILVSVHSFTPELRAREEDRPWQVSVMWADNDRFGRPVLAELQKEAGLNVGENEPYTVVMEGDYSIPLHAEERGIDYVEFELRQDTTVGDKAAETWAERLERVLRAARESYRRAAQ from the coding sequence ATGTCCGCCACACGCGAGAACAAGGAACAGCGCCTGTTGCAGCCGGGCGATCCCGATCCGGCCGGTGTCGTCAATCCGGACGGGGACTCGCCCTTCTTCCTGATCTGTGATCACGCCGGCAACGCGGTGCCCCGGGCTTTGAACGACCTGGGCCTGCCGCGCGAGGAGCTTGAGCGTCACATCGCCATCGACATCGGCGCGCTGGAGATCGCCAGGCGCCTGTCCCAGCGCCTGAACGCGCCGCTCTACTACCAGCCCTATTCCCGCCTGGTGATCGATTCCAACCGTCAGACCCAGGTGGCCGATTCCATCCCGCCCGTCTCGGACGGCACGACCATCCCGGCCAACCAGGAGCTGTCGCAGGCCGAACGGGAGCAGCGGCGCGACGAGGTCCTGATGCCCTATCACGACCGCATCGAGGCGGCGCTGCAGGCCCGCCGGCAGGCGGGGCAGGAGACCATCCTGGTCTCGGTCCACAGCTTCACGCCGGAACTGCGCGCGCGGGAAGAGGACCGGCCCTGGCAGGTCTCGGTCATGTGGGCCGACAACGACCGCTTCGGCCGCCCGGTCCTGGCCGAGCTGCAGAAGGAAGCGGGGCTGAACGTGGGCGAGAACGAGCCCTATACCGTGGTCATGGAGGGCGACTATTCCATTCCGCTGCATGCCGAGGAACGCGGCATCGACTATGTGGAGTTCGAGCTGCGCCAGGACACGACGGTGGGGGATAAAGCGGCCGAGACCTGGGCCGAGCGCCTGGAGCGCGTGCTGCGCGCGGCGCGCGAGAGCTACCGGAGGGCCGCGCAATGA
- a CDS encoding cysteine hydrolase family protein, translating to MSRFVLPERNAPLDPAATAVLVIDVQNGIFNPEAETTRPYFFRTARDMAIPNMQRLVRAGRAGGAEVIYTVIESLTRDGRDRGWDYKQTGFHIRPGSHEAKVIDEVAPGEDELVLPKTSSSLFNSTIFEYLLRNMGLDTVVVTGFLTDQCIDHTVRDGSDRGLRMVCPVDACTTDSEERHLAALNAFKGYCRQARTEELLPELG from the coding sequence ATGAGCCGCTTCGTCCTGCCCGAACGCAACGCGCCGCTGGACCCCGCGGCCACGGCGGTCCTTGTGATCGACGTGCAGAACGGCATCTTCAACCCCGAGGCCGAGACAACGCGGCCCTATTTCTTCCGTACGGCCCGCGACATGGCCATTCCCAACATGCAGCGCCTGGTTCGGGCCGGGCGCGCCGGTGGGGCGGAGGTGATCTATACCGTCATCGAGAGCCTGACCCGCGACGGCCGCGACCGCGGCTGGGACTACAAGCAGACGGGCTTCCACATCCGGCCCGGCAGTCACGAGGCCAAGGTGATCGACGAAGTTGCGCCGGGCGAGGACGAGCTGGTCCTCCCCAAGACCTCATCCAGCCTGTTCAACTCGACGATCTTCGAGTACCTGCTGCGCAACATGGGCCTGGACACGGTGGTGGTGACCGGCTTCCTGACCGATCAGTGCATCGACCATACCGTGCGTGACGGCTCGGACCGCGGCTTGCGTATGGTCTGCCCCGTGGATGCCTGCACCACCGACAGCGAGGAGCGCCACCTGGCCGCGCTCAACGCCTTCAAGGGCTATTGCCGCCAGGCACGAACCGAGGAGCTGCTGCCCGAGCTGGGCTGA
- a CDS encoding MurR/RpiR family transcriptional regulator: MANITERIRREMGQFTRTERRIAHVLLSSYPAAGLETVAQFAGRAETSGPSILRFIGKIGFGSYAEFQQQLRAEVTAVMQSPLTRSRGDKAEGDSAQDTTGVRISEFGSRTIENMTRALELLDEATVEAVTSLLAEDRRPVYLIGGRFSRANALWTYQFLREMRPRVHLVDGQPSTWVDHLVDLDRRSVLIVFDYRRYQADVKSFTEQAVARKATVIAVTDEWMSPAAALADHVITAPVAVPSLFDSTLPSLMQMEAIIARLGERLGSRGHRRIAEIEQARSNQEGPPPPYPGPPGSP, translated from the coding sequence ATGGCGAACATAACCGAACGCATCCGGCGGGAAATGGGCCAGTTCACCCGCACCGAACGGCGCATCGCCCATGTGCTGCTGTCCAGCTATCCGGCGGCCGGCCTGGAAACCGTGGCGCAGTTCGCCGGGCGGGCCGAGACCAGCGGCCCCTCGATCCTGCGCTTCATCGGCAAGATCGGTTTCGGCAGCTATGCCGAGTTCCAGCAGCAGCTGCGCGCCGAGGTGACCGCCGTGATGCAGTCGCCGCTGACCCGCTCGCGCGGCGACAAGGCGGAGGGCGACAGCGCCCAGGACACGACCGGGGTCCGCATCAGCGAATTCGGCAGCCGCACCATCGAGAACATGACCCGGGCTCTGGAGCTGCTGGACGAGGCCACGGTGGAGGCGGTCACCAGCCTGCTGGCCGAGGACCGGCGCCCGGTCTACCTGATCGGCGGGCGCTTCAGCCGGGCCAATGCGCTCTGGACCTATCAGTTCCTGCGCGAAATGCGCCCGCGCGTGCACCTGGTGGACGGCCAGCCCTCGACCTGGGTGGATCACCTTGTGGACCTGGACCGCCGCTCGGTGCTGATCGTCTTCGACTACCGGCGCTACCAGGCCGACGTCAAAAGCTTCACCGAGCAGGCCGTGGCCCGAAAGGCCACCGTGATCGCGGTGACCGACGAGTGGATGTCGCCGGCCGCCGCCCTGGCCGACCACGTCATCACCGCGCCGGTGGCTGTGCCCTCGCTGTTCGATTCCACCCTGCCCAGCCTGATGCAGATGGAGGCCATCATCGCCCGCCTGGGCGAACGCCTGGGCAGCCGCGGCCACCGGCGCATCGCCGAGATCGAACAGGCCCGCTCCAACCAGGAAGGCCCCCCACCACCCTATCCGGGCCCACCGGGCAGCCCATGA
- a CDS encoding MbcA/ParS/Xre antitoxin family protein, translated as MLQEIEKTRALPDSPRITAEEARAMARAVIRLFDKWQITAAQAQEVLGGLPARTYARWKAGDIGRIDRDLATRLSLLMGIHKGLRHLFTDPVRGYAWVRKPNRAFQGRAPIEVMAEGDIFSLQRVRAYLDAERGGW; from the coding sequence ATGCTGCAGGAAATCGAAAAGACGAGGGCTCTCCCGGACAGTCCGCGGATCACCGCCGAGGAAGCGCGTGCCATGGCGCGTGCTGTGATCCGGCTTTTCGACAAGTGGCAGATAACGGCGGCGCAGGCCCAGGAGGTCCTGGGCGGGCTTCCCGCGCGGACCTATGCACGCTGGAAGGCCGGGGACATCGGGCGCATCGACCGGGACCTGGCCACCCGCTTGTCGCTGCTGATGGGGATCCACAAGGGGCTGCGCCACCTCTTCACCGACCCGGTCCGGGGCTATGCCTGGGTTCGCAAACCCAACCGCGCCTTCCAGGGCCGTGCGCCGATCGAGGTGATGGCCGAGGGGGACATTTTTTCCCTGCAGCGCGTGCGCGCCTATCTGGATGCGGAGCGCGGTGGCTGGTGA
- a CDS encoding RES family NAD+ phosphorylase, which translates to MSAQPDLARVTWPRAYRIIRSIYPPIDLFEDIADPRDWEALASAESKTNPRIWEQLGQLDLVPPERRVSGPGASWLMAPFVHVSTDRPGRFTDGTYGVYSAGDSEEVALYEVAHHHAVAMADSGEEPGWTSQFRLLVNSIDLDLHDLRPFADCHDPDDYSPSQRLGRRLRAEGSNGLVFRSVRCAQGECAQGECAAVFWPDLMSVPVQGDHYHFHWDGTSVDRVRNMRTAAIFVL; encoded by the coding sequence GTGAGTGCCCAGCCGGATCTGGCCCGCGTCACCTGGCCCCGGGCCTACAGGATCATACGTTCGATCTATCCGCCCATCGATCTGTTCGAGGACATCGCCGATCCCCGGGATTGGGAGGCGCTGGCCTCGGCGGAGTCCAAGACCAATCCGCGTATCTGGGAACAGCTGGGACAGCTCGACCTCGTGCCGCCCGAGCGGCGCGTGAGCGGCCCGGGGGCCAGCTGGCTGATGGCGCCTTTCGTTCATGTCTCGACCGACCGGCCGGGACGCTTCACCGATGGAACCTATGGTGTCTACAGCGCCGGCGACAGCGAGGAGGTCGCGCTTTACGAGGTGGCCCACCACCATGCCGTCGCCATGGCCGACAGCGGCGAGGAGCCGGGCTGGACCTCGCAATTCCGGCTGCTCGTGAACAGCATCGATCTGGACCTGCACGACCTGCGCCCTTTCGCGGACTGTCACGATCCGGATGACTACAGCCCGTCTCAACGGCTCGGCCGGCGCTTGCGCGCTGAGGGCAGCAACGGCCTTGTCTTCCGCAGCGTGCGCTGTGCCCAGGGGGAATGTGCCCAGGGGGAGTGTGCGGCGGTGTTCTGGCCCGATCTCATGAGCGTACCGGTTCAGGGGGATCACTACCACTTCCACTGGGACGGGACCTCGGTCGACAGGGTTCGCAATATGCGGACGGCTGCGATCTTTGTCCTCTAG
- a CDS encoding dipeptidase, whose translation MRGLKIWFVILALMGLATTMLSLEPLIDIYDRQMNKPAPGLEKAIVTPEDAALHQSLFIADLHADTLKWNRDLLARGYAGHVDLPRLREGNVALQVFTMVTMSPLKMPWSDSVSRHSLNMAAVLAAMQGRPAFSSRGRALYQINRFKDAVERSREDEDAPELLYIQSAEDLRQLVQRRRQGEAVIGGILGLEGAHWIGGGNKSDEQVKAEVRELFDAGVRLFAPVHRFDNNLSGSNEGRKRYGLTRHGRVALQEAERLGMMIDLAHISQNGLHEAAELLQQPFVISHTGVKEGCAPPCTLDRNLSDSDIRHVLRNDGVIGVGFWTRAVGDSPWRIADAMEHIMEIAEDMNLPPARNIAYGSDYDGSVLPLIGVEELNSLTAIMRQRRQPFDEEAIRDIAGRNSCRAFLQVLPGGTAGTADTVCATAQGLGPREPRIQTPMSEAPLIGAPLVQGPAS comes from the coding sequence GTGCGAGGTCTGAAAATCTGGTTCGTGATCCTCGCCCTGATGGGTCTCGCGACAACCATGCTGAGTCTGGAACCGCTGATCGATATCTATGACCGACAGATGAACAAGCCCGCCCCGGGGCTGGAGAAGGCGATCGTCACGCCCGAGGACGCGGCCCTGCACCAGTCGCTGTTCATCGCGGACCTGCATGCCGATACCCTGAAGTGGAACCGCGACCTGCTGGCCCGGGGCTATGCCGGCCACGTGGACCTGCCCCGCCTGAGGGAGGGGAACGTGGCCCTGCAGGTCTTTACCATGGTGACCATGAGCCCGCTTAAGATGCCCTGGAGCGATTCGGTCAGCCGCCACAGCCTGAACATGGCGGCCGTGCTGGCGGCCATGCAGGGCCGGCCGGCCTTCAGTTCCCGGGGCCGCGCGCTGTATCAGATCAACCGCTTCAAGGATGCCGTGGAGCGTTCGCGCGAGGATGAGGACGCCCCCGAACTGCTGTACATCCAGTCCGCCGAGGACCTGCGCCAGCTGGTCCAGCGCCGGCGCCAGGGCGAGGCCGTGATCGGCGGCATCCTGGGCCTGGAGGGCGCGCACTGGATCGGCGGCGGGAACAAGAGCGACGAGCAGGTGAAGGCCGAGGTGCGCGAGCTGTTCGACGCCGGCGTGCGCCTTTTCGCGCCGGTCCATCGCTTCGACAACAACCTGTCCGGCTCGAACGAGGGGCGCAAGCGCTATGGCCTGACCCGGCACGGGCGCGTCGCGCTGCAGGAGGCCGAGCGCCTGGGCATGATGATCGACCTGGCGCACATCTCGCAGAACGGCCTGCACGAGGCGGCCGAGCTGCTGCAGCAACCCTTCGTCATCTCGCATACCGGCGTGAAGGAGGGGTGCGCCCCGCCCTGTACCCTGGACCGCAACCTGAGCGATTCCGACATCCGCCACGTGCTGCGCAACGACGGCGTGATCGGCGTGGGCTTCTGGACGCGCGCGGTGGGGGACAGCCCCTGGCGCATTGCCGACGCCATGGAGCACATCATGGAGATCGCGGAGGACATGAACCTGCCCCCGGCGCGCAACATCGCCTATGGCTCGGACTATGACGGCTCGGTCCTGCCGCTGATCGGGGTGGAGGAGCTGAACAGCCTGACCGCCATCATGCGCCAGCGACGGCAGCCCTTTGACGAGGAGGCCATCCGCGACATTGCCGGGCGCAACTCCTGCCGCGCCTTCCTGCAGGTGCTGCCCGGCGGCACGGCGGGCACGGCCGACACGGTCTGTGCCACGGCCCAGGGCCTGGGCCCGCGCGAACCGCGCATCCAGACACCCATGAGCGAGGCGCCGCTTATCGGGGCGCCGCTTGTCCAGGGGCCCGCTTCGTGA
- a CDS encoding DUF418 domain-containing protein has translation MQDASSPTGRQAARTVSESAGRLVTVDALRAIALLGILIINIRSISGLDFLNAETLATVQGGGDRLAATTLAVLVKGKSLSAFSFLFGFSFTLFLASCIRNQRPFLSLYLRRIFFLFCFGLINAAFFYWGDILINYAVLGLLLLVAFRLPQWLVLTLSLILLLVLPIAMAISDMPVADPGMLYEGLRSLAAYSDPSFWTTVEHNLKRFFGPSDELSVVRLWRYTDIVGLFLLGLWTGRAGLLHDVTRHRRTLLAIALVAVPAGLAMELGRALATAESTPQAAFMAGTPVLAVGYIATAALLLNLACAAPVRGFFAPAGKMALTVYLMSGLIGEIIFYGWGLDLIGEVGTMEVLGIAILVYAGLLAFCHLWLGRFRYGPWEWIWRCLTYWQWLPITKRAPGQAAPR, from the coding sequence ATGCAGGACGCCTCAAGCCCCACTGGCCGTCAAGCGGCACGAACGGTCAGTGAATCTGCCGGTCGCCTTGTCACCGTGGATGCGCTGCGCGCCATTGCCCTGTTGGGCATCCTGATCATCAATATCCGCAGCATCAGCGGCCTGGACTTCCTGAATGCCGAAACCCTGGCCACGGTCCAGGGCGGGGGCGACCGCCTGGCGGCCACCACGCTGGCCGTGCTGGTCAAGGGCAAGTCGCTGTCGGCCTTTTCCTTCCTGTTCGGCTTCAGCTTCACGCTGTTCCTGGCCAGCTGCATTCGCAACCAGCGGCCCTTCCTGTCGCTCTATCTGCGGCGCATCTTCTTCCTGTTCTGCTTCGGCCTGATCAACGCGGCCTTCTTCTACTGGGGCGACATCCTGATCAACTATGCGGTCCTGGGCCTGTTGCTGCTGGTCGCCTTCCGCCTGCCCCAGTGGCTGGTGCTGACCCTGTCGTTGATCTTGCTGCTGGTCCTGCCCATCGCCATGGCCATCAGCGACATGCCGGTGGCCGACCCGGGCATGCTGTACGAGGGGCTGCGCTCGCTGGCCGCCTACAGCGACCCCTCGTTCTGGACCACGGTGGAACACAACCTGAAGCGTTTCTTCGGGCCGTCGGACGAGCTGTCGGTGGTACGCCTGTGGCGCTATACCGACATCGTGGGGCTGTTCCTGCTGGGGCTGTGGACCGGGCGGGCCGGCCTGTTGCACGACGTGACGCGCCATCGCCGCACGCTGCTGGCCATCGCACTGGTCGCCGTGCCGGCGGGCCTGGCCATGGAGCTGGGGCGCGCCCTGGCCACGGCCGAAAGCACGCCCCAGGCCGCCTTCATGGCCGGCACGCCGGTGCTGGCCGTGGGCTATATCGCCACGGCCGCCCTGCTACTGAACCTGGCCTGCGCGGCGCCGGTGCGCGGCTTCTTCGCGCCGGCGGGCAAGATGGCGCTGACCGTCTATCTGATGAGCGGGCTGATCGGCGAGATCATCTTCTATGGCTGGGGCCTGGACCTGATCGGCGAGGTCGGCACCATGGAGGTGCTGGGCATCGCCATCCTGGTCTATGCCGGGCTACTGGCCTTCTGCCACCTCTGGCTGGGTCGCTTCCGCTATGGCCCCTGGGAATGGATCTGGCGCTGCCTGACCTATTGGCAGTGGCTGCCCATCACGAAGCGGGCCCCTGGACAAGCGGCGCCCCGATAA